Within the Planctomonas sp. JC2975 genome, the region GGTAGCTGATGATGAGCAGCGCCGGAACGACGGCCAGGCTGACGAGCGCGAGCAGCGGCGAGAGGATGAACATGACGACGAGCGAGAGCACCATCATCAGCACGTTGCCCGTGACCAGCGGCAGGAAGTTCAGTAGGCCCTGCACGAGCGCCGAGTCGGAGTTCGCGCGGGCCACGAGCTGGCCGGCCGGCATGGTGTCGAGCGTGGCGGCATCCAGTCGCTGCAGCTGGTCGTGCATCTCGTTGCGCAGGTCGTTCTGCACGTCGAGGGCGACGCGGCCTCCCCGGTAGCGCCTGAGGTAGGCGAAGCCGAAGGCGATGAGCGCCAGAACGATCAGCAGCGTCAGCCAGGGCAGGAGCGGCGCGGACTTCGTCACGATGACGCCATCGACGATCTGGCGGGCGATCAGCGGGGTGGCCACCTGGCACGCGGATCCCAGGATGGCGGCGACCACAGAGATGGTGACGTTCGATCGATGGCGCCACAGGTAGCCGCCGAGCCTGCGGAACCAGCCCTGCGTTCGCGTCGCCTTCACCGACGTGGACCCACTCACCGGCGGCCTGCTTCCTGCGCGACCCGCGCGTCCGGTGAGGGCGAGGGTACCGCGGTCGCCCTGTAGCCGGCCGCGACGGATGCCTGGCGCATCTCGATCGCCGAACCAAGATTTGCGAGCGCCGCGAGCGTGGCATCCGGATCATCCGTGCCGCTCGCGAGTTCGACGACGACGGCGGCAAGTGCCGACTCCGCGTCCGCCCGCGCCGACTCGCCCTCCTCGGTCAGCACGAGGTCGATGGCGCGCTGGTCGGAACCGTGCGCCTCGCGACGCAGCATTCCGCGGCGCACGAGGGACTCGACGGTGGAGCTGATCGCCGGCTTGCCGAGCGCGAGACGCTGAGCGAGGCGCGATGCACGGGCCTCGCCTTCGGCGACCGCGGAGAGAACGCGGAAGTCCGCGAGACTCAGCTGCGGCAGCGACCGCTCGAGGATTCGGGACGCCCTGGTCAGCGCGTGGACGGCGGCGCGGGCATCCGCCGCAGCGGCGTTCGTTGAGCGAGGTGTCGCCACAGCGGCTCCGTCAGATAGTTCGACCACCGAACCATACTGTCATGGACACCGCCCGCCCGACACCCTGGCGGGCAGGCACAGGCGACTCTAAGATTGTGAACATGTCTCACGAAACCCCGCAGTCAGTCGGGGGAGTCTTGGACACCCACAAGGTCGACTTCTCGACCTTCGCGAACGACATCTCTCCCGACGAATGGTCGAAGATCGTCTCGGTACGTCCGCCGATCTTCTTCCCGTCTCCCATCGACACGCTGTCGGTGACGCACCCGGTCGGCCTCGGCCGCACCAACACGACGCTCATCCAGGCCACGATCGTGCAGACGGATGCGGCGACCGCCTACGCGAGCTTCGATCGCACGGCGAATCCGTCGCGCAACCCCGTCGCCCAGATCCACTTCGAACCGGACGCCTACGGCATCACGGCCACGCGCGACTACGTCGTGACGTTCTTCCTGGACGCCGCGGCCACGACGACATTCGCCGTCTCCCAGTTCGGCGCATCGAGCGCGAGCGGCACGGGCAACCGCACGATCACCGGCCAGCAGGTCATCACGGTCGGGTTGAATGCGCTGCCGGCCGCGCAGCCCTGCTATGTGGCGATCGAGGAGATCTCCGGGCAGTCGTGGAGCTGGTACAAAACGGTGATCGCGCCGCCGCCACTCGTGTTCCAGCTCTGAGCGTTCTCCGGCTCCGCTTTCCGGCTCGGCCTTCGCGGCTCCGCGCATCGGCGCGCCCATCCTCCTGGATTCCGCCTGGTCGACCGCGTCCGAAGCGCACGCATCGCCCGATCCCTCCGCGCACCCGAACGACGCCTGCCGGCAGGCAGGCGTCGTTCGGGAGCATGGTTCGGGCCGTGCGGTTACGGGAGGGTGTGCCCCGCCGCAGTGAACAGGCGGTACCACTCCGGGCGGGTGAGGGGCAGGTCGGAGCCGGCCGCTGAATCCGCGACCCGCTGCGGGTTGGTCGTGCCGAGCACGACCTGCATGTTCGCCGGATGCCGGGTGATCCACGCAACGGCGATGGCCGTCGGCGTCACGCCGTACGATGCGGCGATCTCGTCGATGGCGTCGTTGAGCTCCGCGTAGTCCTCGCGGTCGCCGAGGAAGACGCCGTCGAAGAACCCCTTCTGGAACGGCGACCACGCCTGCAGCGTGATGTCGTTCAGGCGGGAATAGTCCAGGATGCCGTTGTCGCGGTCGATCGACTGGTCGAGGCCGTTCATGTTGGCGGCGATGCCCTGCGCGAACAGGTTCGCGTGCGTGATGCTGAGCTGAACCTGGTTGGCGACGATCGGCTGGTTCAACGAGCGGCGCAGGAGTTCCGTCTGACCGGGTGTCTGGTTCGAGACGCCGAAGTTGCGCACCTTTCCGGAGGCGTTGAGTGTGTCGAAGGCATCCGCGATCTCGTCCGGCTCCATGAGGGTGTCGGGGCGGTGCAGCAGCAGCACGTCGAGGTAGTCGGTGCGGAGCGCCTTCAGCGACTCGTCAACGGACTCGAGGATGTGCTCCTTCGAGAAGTCCCAGAAGCCCTGGCGGATGCCCACCTTCGACTGGAGGTAGACCTGCTCGCGCTCCGACGGGCTGAACTGCACCGCGTCGCCGAAGCGGCGCTCGCATCCGTGGTCGCCCCCGTAGACGTCGGCGTGATCGAAGAAGTTGATGCCCGCGTCGCGCGCGGTGCCGACGAGGGTGCGGATCTGCTCGTCGCTGAGCTCGAGGATGCGCATCAGGCCGAGGATGACGTTGCTCGCGTCCATCGACGTGTGCGGGAGGGTGATTCGTTTCATGTCTCCATCATGGAACCCGCGCGCTGGAGCTGAAAGCGGAGGCCATTTCTGGCCTCCGCCGCGACGCCAGCGCCGACCGCAGTCCCGGCGGTCGGTTCACGTTGAAGCCTTCCAGCGCCCTCAGCCCGCTGCCTTCAGCGCCGCGAGCTCGTCGGGTGTGAGCGTCGGGGCTTCGTAGCCCTCCGGCAGGTCGGGGACGGTCATCGTTCGGTCGCCGGTGTGCACGGCCACGGATTCGAGCTCGCCGTCGTCGAGCCAGATGTCGATGGCATCCGTCTCGACCAGGTCGACGAGGTGGATGCGTCGCGCGCCCACCGATGATCCGCTCGCCACGACGCGTCCGTCGACGCGCACCTCGTGACGCCCGATCCGCTGTCCGTCGTCGAGTCGCTCCACAAGGTCGACGTGGCGAACAGCGACCGGATGCGGCAGCGCGACGTGCACGACACCCGGCTCGAAGCCGCCGGACAAAGTGCCGACGACCGGAGCGCCGAACCGCCGCTCGCGCTCAGCGGCGAAGGCACCGAGCGCGGCCACGTCGGCAGCATCCAGTCCGCCGGATGGCGTCGGCGGCACGTTCAGCAGCAGGTTCGCGCCGCGACCGACCGATCGGTACCAGATCGCGAGGAGGTGCTCAGGGGTCTTGGGCTCGTCGCTCGGGCTGTGGAACCATCCGCGGCGGATCGACACGTCGCACTCGGGCGGCAGGTAGACCTGCGCGGCGAGCGCGGTCGACGACTCCGTGTACTGGCTGTCGGCCGTGCTGTCGACCGCGTAGCGCACAGGCTCGTCGACGATCCCGTCCTCGTTGCCCGCCCAGCGGATGCTCGGCCTGCCCATGTTGAACACCATCGCGTTCGGCTGCAGTTCGTCGATGACCGCCATGTAGCGGTCCCAGTCGTACACGCGGCCCTTCGAGCCGGCACCGTCGAGCCAGATCTCGGCGAGGTCGCCGTAGCCGCTGCACAGCTCGGTGAGCTGCCGCACGTAGAAGTCGTCGTAGGCGGCCGGGTCCGCGTACGACCTCTCGTGACGGTCCCACGGCGACAGGTAGACCCCGAAGCCGATGCCCTCCGCCGCGGCCGCGTCGGCGACTTCGCGCACGAGGTCGCCGCGTCCGTCACGCCACGGAGACGATGCCACGGAGTAGTCGGTCGTCGCCGTCGGCCAGAGGCAGAATCCGTCGTGGTGCTTCGCGGTGAGGACGACGTAGCGAGCGCCCGCCGCTGCCGCATCGCGGAGCCACACACGGGCATCCAGGTCGGCGGGATCGAAGCTGCTTGCCGCAAGTGTGCCGTCGCTCCACTCCACGTCGGCGAAGGTGTTGACCCCGACGTGGAGGAAGACGCCAAGGCCCCAGCGCTGCCACTCGCGCTGCGCCGTGGTGGGCTGCGGGCGGGCGGGCGCCTCAGCGTGCGCCGATGTCGTGTTCGGGGTCACGCGGTCACCCTCCTCTGCTCCACCAGGCCGACCAGGTTGCCCTCCGGATCTCGCACGAACGCCTGCCACTCCTCTGTGCCCGCGGGGCCGAGGGTATCGTCGGCGTGCGTGAAGACGGGGCTCGGCTCCGACTCGACGCTGGCACCGGCGGCGACCAGCCGCCGGAGATCCTCGTGCAGGTCGGACGACGGGAAGTACAGCAGCGCGGACGGCGCTGCCCTGTCGATCAGCAGGCGCGTGCCGGCGATGTCGAAGAAGAGCAGTCCGGGCGGATCGAAGCGAGCGACCGCGTCCGTCCCGAGCAAGACGGCGTAGAACGCTGCCGCGCGGTCGAGGTCGTCGGCATGCTGCGCGATTTGAGTGAGCCGGGTCATGGATCAACGTTAGGGCCGGCAGGGCGGGTGGCCTGCGGACCCTCAACGCACGAGACGCGCACGCACGCCCGGAGAACGGATGCGTCACCGGGCGTGCGACGCGGTCAAGCCAGGGCCACCTCGTGGCCGGACTCCGCCGACCGGTAGCAGGCGTCGATGACCTCCGCGCGCTTGAGACCGAGGGATCCGTCGTGCTTCGCCCACTCGGACGCGCCGGCGGCGATCGCCTCGACGAACTCGCGGACGACACGGTCGTGTCCGCCGTTCTCGCCTGGCGTCGCCGTGTAGTCGGCGTTGGCGCCGTCCTCGTTGCGGAACACCGTGAACTCGCTGGTCTCGTAGTCGGTGACCCGCAGCTCTGCGCCGCCGTCGGTGCCGTACACGGTCATCCAGTACAGATTGTTGTCCGCTCGGTACGCGTCCCAGCTGGCCTCGAGCGTGACCGTCGCACCGTTCGTCAGCCGCACGAACGCGATGGCGATGTCTTCGACGTCGAATCCCTCCACGGCCTTCGCGCCGAGCTCCGCGTACGTCGACGCGGACACCGTCGCCACCTCGGGCTCGCCGAGCAGGTGCAGCACGTAGTCGACGACGTGCACGCCGAGATCCAGCAGCGGACCGCCGCCCGAGAGCTGCTTCTGCGCGAACCAGCTGGAGCCGGGGATGCCGGCGCGCCGCAGCCATCCGGCCTTCGCGATGTACGGCGTGCCCAGCTGGCCGGAGTCGATGATGCGTCCCAGCTCGGCGATGTCCCCGCGCAGCCGGTGATTGAACACGACCTGGAGCACGCGACCGGATGTCCGTGCCGCCTCGACCATGCGACGTGCGTCCTCGATATCCGCAGCGATCGGCTTCTCGGTGAGCACGTGGATGCCGCGCTCGAGTGCGGCGATCGCGATCGGCGCGTGCAGGAATGTCGGGGTCGCGATGCTGATCGCGTCCAGCTCGAGGGAGTCCAGCATGTCCTCCCAGCGCTCGAACGTCGCGGGGATCCCGTACTCGCCCTGCAACTGCGCGACCAGCTCGGTCTCCATGCCCGCGAGGCCGGCGATCTCGACGTCGTCGAGCGCGTCGTATCCCTTGAGGTGCTGCTGACCGGCCCATCCGGCTCCGACGACTCCGACCTTGATGCCGCTCATGCCCGTGCACCTTCGGCGCCGGATGCCTGTGCCGACGCGGTCGCGAGCGCCGCCTCGGACTCCGCGCTCGATGACTCCGCGAACCAATCGCGGCCGGGGTTGGAGACCTCGGGGATCCGTCCGTATCCGCGAACGGGTGCCGCCCAGCGCACGGCGTTGGCCAGCACGGCCCGCACGTCGTCGTGATAGAAGACCGGATACTCCTGGTCGCCTGGGCTGAAGTAGAACACCTTGCCGTGCCCGCGACGATAGGTCATGCCGGAGCGGAACACCTCGCCGCCGGAGAACGAGCTGACGAAGACGAGCTCGTCGGGAGTCGGCACGTCGAAGAACTCGCCGTACATCTCCTGCTGGCCGATGACGAGCGGCGACGGGATGCCCTCGGCGATCGGATGCGTCGGGTTCACCGTCCACACCAGCTCGCGCTCGGCCTCGTTGCGCCACTTCAGCGAGCACGTCGTGCCCATGAGCCGCTTGAAGATCTTCGAGAAGTGGCCGGAGTGCAGCACGATCAGGCCCATTCCGGCGAGCACGCGCTCGTGCACCCGTTCGACCACCTCGTCAGACACCTCGTCATGCTTCATGTGCCCCCACCAGAGCAGCACGTCTGTCGCGTCGAGCGTCTCCGCGTCGAGTCCGTGGTGCGGCTGGTCGAGCGTGGCGGTGCGGATGTCCGCCTCCGGCAGCCGGGACGCCAGCCCCTCTGCGATGGCGCCGTGGATGCCGTTCGGGTAGATCGCCGTGATGTCGCTCTGGTGGGTCTCGTGGAAGTTCTCGTTCCACACGGTGATGCGCATGGGTCTCCTCGTGTGACGGTCGTGTGTG harbors:
- a CDS encoding VOC family protein, giving the protein MTRLTQIAQHADDLDRAAAFYAVLLGTDAVARFDPPGLLFFDIAGTRLLIDRAAPSALLYFPSSDLHEDLRRLVAAGASVESEPSPVFTHADDTLGPAGTEEWQAFVRDPEGNLVGLVEQRRVTA
- a CDS encoding aldo/keto reductase encodes the protein MKRITLPHTSMDASNVILGLMRILELSDEQIRTLVGTARDAGINFFDHADVYGGDHGCERRFGDAVQFSPSEREQVYLQSKVGIRQGFWDFSKEHILESVDESLKALRTDYLDVLLLHRPDTLMEPDEIADAFDTLNASGKVRNFGVSNQTPGQTELLRRSLNQPIVANQVQLSITHANLFAQGIAANMNGLDQSIDRDNGILDYSRLNDITLQAWSPFQKGFFDGVFLGDREDYAELNDAIDEIAASYGVTPTAIAVAWITRHPANMQVVLGTTNPQRVADSAAGSDLPLTRPEWYRLFTAAGHTLP
- a CDS encoding ThuA domain-containing protein translates to MRITVWNENFHETHQSDITAIYPNGIHGAIAEGLASRLPEADIRTATLDQPHHGLDAETLDATDVLLWWGHMKHDEVSDEVVERVHERVLAGMGLIVLHSGHFSKIFKRLMGTTCSLKWRNEAERELVWTVNPTHPIAEGIPSPLVIGQQEMYGEFFDVPTPDELVFVSSFSGGEVFRSGMTYRRGHGKVFYFSPGDQEYPVFYHDDVRAVLANAVRWAAPVRGYGRIPEVSNPGRDWFAESSSAESEAALATASAQASGAEGARA
- a CDS encoding alpha-L-fucosidase, which produces MTPNTTSAHAEAPARPQPTTAQREWQRWGLGVFLHVGVNTFADVEWSDGTLAASSFDPADLDARVWLRDAAAAGARYVVLTAKHHDGFCLWPTATTDYSVASSPWRDGRGDLVREVADAAAAEGIGFGVYLSPWDRHERSYADPAAYDDFYVRQLTELCSGYGDLAEIWLDGAGSKGRVYDWDRYMAVIDELQPNAMVFNMGRPSIRWAGNEDGIVDEPVRYAVDSTADSQYTESSTALAAQVYLPPECDVSIRRGWFHSPSDEPKTPEHLLAIWYRSVGRGANLLLNVPPTPSGGLDAADVAALGAFAAERERRFGAPVVGTLSGGFEPGVVHVALPHPVAVRHVDLVERLDDGQRIGRHEVRVDGRVVASGSSVGARRIHLVDLVETDAIDIWLDDGELESVAVHTGDRTMTVPDLPEGYEAPTLTPDELAALKAAG
- a CDS encoding Gfo/Idh/MocA family oxidoreductase, whose protein sequence is MSGIKVGVVGAGWAGQQHLKGYDALDDVEIAGLAGMETELVAQLQGEYGIPATFERWEDMLDSLELDAISIATPTFLHAPIAIAALERGIHVLTEKPIAADIEDARRMVEAARTSGRVLQVVFNHRLRGDIAELGRIIDSGQLGTPYIAKAGWLRRAGIPGSSWFAQKQLSGGGPLLDLGVHVVDYVLHLLGEPEVATVSASTYAELGAKAVEGFDVEDIAIAFVRLTNGATVTLEASWDAYRADNNLYWMTVYGTDGGAELRVTDYETSEFTVFRNEDGANADYTATPGENGGHDRVVREFVEAIAAGASEWAKHDGSLGLKRAEVIDACYRSAESGHEVALA
- a CDS encoding MarR family winged helix-turn-helix transcriptional regulator codes for the protein MVELSDGAAVATPRSTNAAAADARAAVHALTRASRILERSLPQLSLADFRVLSAVAEGEARASRLAQRLALGKPAISSTVESLVRRGMLRREAHGSDQRAIDLVLTEEGESARADAESALAAVVVELASGTDDPDATLAALANLGSAIEMRQASVAAGYRATAVPSPSPDARVAQEAGRR